A DNA window from Aminiphilus circumscriptus DSM 16581 contains the following coding sequences:
- the fliS gene encoding flagellar export chaperone FliS, translating into MNDEKKVQKAQEAYRANQIQTASREQLLLITYDIGINACKAAEEGLRKNEIETVNESLKRAQAVLRELMVTLDVEAGGEVAQNLLRLYDFMYYRLVDANVRKDVLLVIAVREMFQELRNTWAEAIEKLKAEELLVKQEEVRTSPVSAGSQSGHQGGVNFAG; encoded by the coding sequence ATGAACGATGAAAAAAAGGTACAGAAGGCTCAGGAAGCGTATAGGGCCAACCAAATACAGACCGCATCGCGGGAACAATTGCTTCTGATAACCTATGACATCGGTATCAATGCGTGCAAAGCCGCCGAGGAGGGCCTTCGGAAAAACGAGATAGAGACTGTGAACGAGAGCCTCAAACGTGCTCAGGCAGTTCTTCGTGAACTGATGGTCACGCTTGATGTCGAAGCGGGCGGAGAAGTGGCACAGAATCTTCTGCGACTCTATGATTTTATGTATTATCGCCTTGTGGACGCGAATGTACGCAAAGACGTTCTTCTAGTAATTGCCGTTCGAGAAATGTTCCAGGAATTGCGCAACACTTGGGCGGAAGCCATTGAAAAACTGAAGGCAGAAGAGCTTTTGGTGAAACAGGAAGAAGTCCGCACCTCTCCGGTTTCTGCAGGTTCCCAGAGCGGACATCAAGGAGGGGTGAACTTTGCCGGATGA
- a CDS encoding M48 family metallopeptidase, which produces MKKELELGEKVAAEIEGHWNRIVDPAKIAHVSMIAEKLIPHLERTLPFEVRLIEDKTPNAFALPGGIVFVTTGMLDFVRSDHELAAILAHEFIHTDRRHGMIQVARNERLNLLSLAVVIASKGQGAALLMAGLAQVAIMNNYSRDLEEEADREGLAVLFHAGYEPSGMVTVMERLSEEKLKRPYVDPGIFQSHPDVEDRVNYLIETMRNNGWKLQRKIPLRLLRPRWIDKEGRSSLFLDQTLIWSVPEGVLSKKEMNALVEVLDENLQLELPPYDIHLLEEDGSSVFRIGFSLFLKEPLPVGADPLPQVRERLLQALREAQRKHPLGNYLR; this is translated from the coding sequence GTGAAGAAAGAGCTTGAACTGGGCGAAAAAGTCGCTGCGGAAATTGAGGGACACTGGAACCGAATCGTCGATCCCGCAAAGATTGCCCATGTATCCATGATTGCGGAGAAACTGATCCCCCATCTGGAGCGAACTCTTCCCTTTGAGGTTCGCCTTATCGAAGACAAAACACCCAACGCATTTGCTCTTCCCGGAGGCATCGTTTTCGTCACTACAGGGATGCTCGACTTTGTCCGGAGCGATCACGAGCTGGCGGCCATTCTCGCGCATGAATTCATTCATACCGATCGACGTCATGGAATGATTCAGGTTGCCCGGAACGAACGATTGAACCTGCTTTCTCTCGCCGTCGTCATTGCATCGAAAGGACAAGGAGCGGCTCTTTTGATGGCCGGCCTTGCCCAGGTAGCCATTATGAACAACTACAGCAGGGACCTCGAGGAAGAAGCGGACCGGGAGGGACTTGCCGTCCTCTTCCATGCCGGCTACGAACCCTCCGGCATGGTTACGGTCATGGAACGTCTTTCCGAGGAAAAACTCAAGCGTCCCTACGTAGACCCGGGTATTTTTCAGAGCCATCCCGATGTAGAGGATCGCGTGAACTATCTCATTGAGACCATGCGGAACAATGGGTGGAAACTTCAGCGAAAGATTCCCCTGCGTCTCCTTCGTCCGCGGTGGATCGACAAGGAAGGACGCTCCTCGCTCTTTCTCGACCAAACGTTGATCTGGTCTGTTCCTGAGGGGGTTCTCTCAAAAAAAGAAATGAACGCTCTCGTTGAGGTGCTCGACGAAAATCTTCAGCTCGAACTTCCACCGTACGACATTCACCTGCTCGAAGAAGATGGGAGTTCCGTTTTCAGAATAGGATTTTCTCTCTTTTTGAAAGAACCCCTACCAGTAGGAGCGGATCCACTTCCCCAGGTACGGGAACGATTGCTTCAGGCCCTCCGGGAGGCCCAACGAAAACACCCCCTCGGGAACTATCTCAGGTGA
- a CDS encoding flagellar export chaperone FlgN, with product MPDELKEQLHELLLLEKALYEELDGMVGKEEHYVQEENWSALLAVLQEKQSIISRQEILQESWKGFSSLLDVHGGRESPAFWDAVAKRVGESAYKEIKALIHELRSLAAGTLERERSVQETLENHLEDLRRRMLQMQQGKQAFQGYLKSGSSIAQPRNSFDSASKKTLP from the coding sequence TTGCCGGATGAATTGAAGGAGCAACTTCACGAATTGCTTCTCCTGGAAAAAGCGCTGTACGAAGAATTGGACGGCATGGTTGGTAAGGAAGAGCACTACGTTCAGGAAGAGAACTGGAGTGCTCTGCTTGCGGTTCTGCAGGAAAAGCAGAGCATTATTTCCCGTCAGGAGATCCTCCAGGAATCCTGGAAAGGGTTTTCTTCTCTCTTGGACGTGCACGGCGGTCGGGAGAGTCCCGCTTTTTGGGATGCCGTGGCGAAGCGTGTCGGAGAGAGTGCGTATAAGGAAATCAAAGCCCTCATCCACGAACTTCGCTCTCTTGCCGCGGGGACTCTTGAGCGAGAACGCAGCGTCCAGGAAACTCTCGAGAATCACCTTGAGGATCTGCGGAGACGGATGCTTCAGATGCAACAGGGCAAACAGGCATTTCAGGGATACCTGAAGAGTGGTTCCTCCATCGCACAACCAAGGAACAGCTTCGATAGCGCCTCGAAAAAAACGCTTCCGTGA
- the prmC gene encoding peptide chain release factor N(5)-glutamine methyltransferase, which translates to MAETLETLRRKVAELLFRNGVTETPLLDTDRLFCALLGYSRAEIWSRSRELLDEVHVARILYMARRRAGGEPLAYVLGEAGFYGRSFAVNPGCLVPRPETEILVEEALKRLPERGTFLDWGTGSGCIAATLLLECPTARGFALEASPRAVVMAWHNFRRHGLLPAVTLLHSSTCDALPSACMDMVLGNPPYIPTAQIPFLMREVRDFEPHSALDGGVDGLDAYRFLLPVASRLLRPGGWLLLEIGGEEQVAPLRDLEDGLVFCGSRPDLNGHIRVLLWRKGEKMA; encoded by the coding sequence GTGGCGGAGACTCTGGAGACGTTGCGACGGAAGGTTGCGGAGCTTCTTTTCCGAAACGGAGTGACGGAAACTCCTCTCCTCGATACGGACCGTTTGTTCTGTGCGCTTTTGGGATATTCCAGAGCCGAGATATGGAGCCGATCCAGGGAATTGCTCGACGAGGTCCATGTCGCCCGAATCCTGTACATGGCGCGGCGGCGAGCCGGAGGAGAACCTTTGGCATATGTCCTTGGAGAGGCTGGGTTTTATGGAAGGTCATTTGCGGTGAATCCGGGCTGTCTCGTTCCACGGCCGGAAACGGAGATTCTTGTGGAAGAGGCACTGAAACGGCTTCCCGAGCGAGGGACATTTCTCGACTGGGGAACGGGAAGCGGCTGTATCGCCGCGACGCTTCTTCTCGAATGCCCCACCGCCCGAGGCTTCGCTCTCGAGGCTTCGCCTCGTGCAGTGGTCATGGCGTGGCACAATTTCCGGCGCCATGGTCTCCTCCCGGCAGTGACACTCCTCCATTCCTCCACCTGCGATGCACTTCCCTCCGCCTGCATGGACATGGTGCTCGGCAATCCTCCCTACATTCCCACTGCTCAAATCCCTTTTCTCATGAGAGAGGTGCGCGATTTCGAACCTCATTCGGCGCTTGATGGGGGAGTGGACGGCCTTGACGCCTACCGTTTCTTGTTGCCTGTAGCGTCAAGGCTTCTCCGCCCTGGGGGGTGGCTTCTACTGGAGATCGGCGGGGAGGAGCAGGTGGCGCCTCTTCGCGATCTTGAGGATGGGCTTGTTTTTTGTGGAAGCCGACCCGATCTGAACGGTCATATCCGCGTTCTTTTATGGCGTAAAGGGGAGAAGATGGCGTAA
- a CDS encoding HPP family protein, translating into MRIGDVMDRDLTAIAPDSPVSEAIEVLSRHRLTGVPVVDEEGHVLGFISEKDIIKAALPGYFEYLQDSSFIPDFDQFQTRLRRISREPVQRFMVKKVATFKEEDSDFSVAMTLIQQNIKRAPVLREGILVGVANRADLLERLMADGK; encoded by the coding sequence ATGCGGATCGGCGATGTGATGGATCGAGATCTCACCGCTATCGCACCGGATTCTCCGGTTTCCGAAGCCATCGAAGTACTGTCGCGACATCGACTGACGGGAGTTCCCGTAGTCGATGAGGAGGGACACGTTCTCGGTTTCATCAGTGAAAAGGACATCATCAAAGCGGCTTTGCCGGGGTACTTCGAGTATCTCCAGGACTCTTCCTTCATCCCCGATTTCGACCAGTTTCAGACACGTCTGCGTCGCATCAGCCGCGAGCCCGTCCAGCGCTTCATGGTCAAAAAAGTTGCTACCTTCAAGGAAGAGGACAGTGATTTCAGCGTTGCCATGACCCTCATACAGCAGAACATCAAGAGGGCTCCCGTGCTCCGTGAGGGAATCCTTGTCGGTGTGGCGAACAGGGCGGATCTTTTGGAACGGCTCATGGCAGACGGGAAATGA
- a CDS encoding 1-phosphofructokinase family hexose kinase has protein sequence MIVTVTLNPAVDEEYILPEFRPGGWSRATHVDRSPGGKGINVSMILSQLGCESAAMGFLAGFTGEYVRDVLRRHRITTNFVHVPGETRTNVYIVDEIGHIETGIAELGPYIPEDALGRLVTNFDRMLHRAHLVSIGGSLPPGVPQDFYRELVRNAKGKGIPTFIDAAGAPLMAALEAGPTVAKIDHRFMARVAGIPLTSIDNLIEIVSKVHDQGVEYAVTSYRSYGDVFFTPEGIYLAALDRRNFVSMFGAGDALMAGLVVAYDERMSAEECVRFSMACAYEDSLHVEKGVRSREAVEVLMDRIEVEKLS, from the coding sequence TTGATCGTGACCGTAACGTTGAACCCCGCCGTTGACGAAGAGTACATTCTCCCGGAGTTCCGACCGGGAGGTTGGTCTAGAGCGACTCATGTTGATCGTTCTCCCGGAGGTAAAGGCATCAATGTTTCCATGATCCTGAGCCAACTCGGCTGCGAGTCGGCGGCAATGGGTTTTTTGGCCGGCTTCACGGGGGAGTATGTCAGAGATGTTCTTCGCCGTCATCGAATCACCACGAATTTTGTCCACGTTCCCGGGGAAACGCGGACGAACGTCTATATTGTGGACGAGATCGGCCACATCGAGACGGGCATCGCCGAACTCGGTCCCTATATTCCCGAAGATGCCCTGGGGCGGTTGGTGACGAATTTCGACAGAATGCTTCATCGCGCTCACCTTGTCTCGATAGGCGGTTCCCTTCCACCGGGAGTTCCTCAGGATTTCTACCGGGAACTCGTCAGAAACGCGAAGGGTAAGGGAATTCCCACCTTCATCGACGCGGCGGGCGCGCCGCTCATGGCGGCTCTCGAAGCTGGGCCGACCGTTGCCAAGATAGACCACCGATTCATGGCCCGTGTGGCGGGTATCCCCCTGACCTCCATCGACAACCTGATCGAGATCGTGTCGAAGGTGCACGACCAAGGGGTGGAGTACGCGGTTACCTCGTACCGAAGCTACGGTGACGTGTTCTTCACACCGGAAGGCATCTACCTGGCGGCACTGGATCGAAGGAATTTCGTCTCCATGTTCGGCGCGGGCGATGCGCTTATGGCAGGACTTGTCGTCGCCTACGACGAAAGGATGTCCGCGGAGGAGTGTGTGCGCTTCAGCATGGCCTGCGCCTACGAGGATTCTCTACACGTGGAAAAAGGGGTTCGGAGCCGTGAGGCTGTGGAGGTTCTCATGGACAGAATCGAAGTGGAAAAGCTTTCTTGA
- the trxB gene encoding thioredoxin-disulfide reductase, which translates to MEKRELVILGAGPAGMTAAIYGKRSGLDVLVLEKGIPGGQIAITDEIENWPGVIHATGAELAESFRRHAEKFAPEFRDATVTGIEVRNGTKVLVTEKEEIEAEAIILATGATFKKLGCPGEAEFAGRGVSYCAVCDGAFFQDVEIAVVGGGNTAVEEAVYLTQFASKVYIIHRRDSFRADKMAVERALGNPKIVPVWNSVVESIQGSDMVEKLLIRNVKSGEVSELPVEGVFVFTGMVPNAECVKGLVKTTEQGWILTDEKMETSMEGLFAAGDVRDKYLRQVVTAAGDGAVAAMAAYAYISEQVHLRGLLLEPERVVALFFSSVDEKQMRLVDDVEKWIASSGKHIVFVDGYRNAKMVEKLGLAQLPLLVELRKGSVASSRTFSSVADLRSVLS; encoded by the coding sequence ATGGAAAAGCGTGAACTCGTCATTCTCGGTGCCGGTCCTGCAGGCATGACGGCCGCCATTTACGGGAAGCGTTCCGGGCTTGATGTCCTTGTGCTTGAAAAGGGGATCCCCGGGGGCCAGATTGCGATAACCGACGAGATTGAAAATTGGCCGGGCGTAATTCACGCCACCGGAGCGGAACTCGCTGAATCCTTCCGTCGCCATGCAGAGAAGTTTGCTCCCGAATTTAGGGATGCGACCGTCACGGGAATCGAAGTTCGGAACGGGACGAAGGTTCTTGTGACGGAAAAAGAGGAAATCGAGGCGGAGGCGATCATTCTCGCCACGGGGGCTACGTTCAAGAAGCTCGGATGTCCCGGCGAAGCGGAATTTGCCGGACGTGGCGTGAGTTATTGCGCCGTGTGTGATGGAGCCTTTTTCCAGGACGTGGAGATTGCCGTGGTAGGCGGAGGGAACACTGCAGTGGAAGAAGCGGTGTATCTCACACAATTTGCGTCGAAGGTTTACATCATCCATCGGAGAGATTCTTTCCGTGCCGACAAGATGGCGGTGGAAAGGGCACTGGGAAATCCAAAGATCGTTCCAGTCTGGAACAGCGTTGTGGAAAGCATTCAGGGATCGGACATGGTGGAAAAGCTCCTCATTCGGAACGTGAAATCCGGCGAGGTCTCGGAACTTCCCGTTGAGGGCGTATTTGTTTTTACGGGTATGGTGCCGAATGCGGAGTGTGTGAAGGGACTCGTGAAAACCACGGAACAGGGATGGATCCTCACGGATGAAAAGATGGAAACCTCTATGGAGGGGCTCTTTGCGGCGGGAGACGTCCGAGATAAATACCTGCGGCAGGTCGTGACAGCGGCGGGGGACGGTGCAGTTGCCGCTATGGCTGCCTACGCCTATATCTCCGAACAGGTACATCTGCGCGGTCTTCTTCTCGAACCCGAGAGAGTCGTGGCGCTCTTTTTCTCCAGCGTTGACGAGAAGCAGATGCGACTCGTCGATGACGTGGAAAAATGGATCGCCTCATCGGGAAAACACATTGTTTTCGTGGACGGTTACAGAAACGCCAAAATGGTAGAGAAACTTGGACTTGCCCAGCTGCCCCTCCTCGTGGAGTTGCGGAAAGGGAGCGTGGCGAGTTCCAGGACGTTTTCTTCCGTGGCGGATCTTCGGTCCGTGCTCTCGTAG
- the prfA gene encoding peptide chain release factor 1, with amino-acid sequence MDLNGKLEDVVRSFEELELRMADPGVTGNLQELQRMAKKHAEMEEVVAVYKEVKAKRQQLCEARELSESGDPEIEALAKEEVHALESDIEDLERRLQVLLLPKDPNDEKSVIVEIRGGAGGDEAALFAANLMRMYCRFAELQGWKVEILTQSETGIGGIKEVVFRVDGTGAYSKFKYESGVHRVQRVPVTESSGRIHTSTATVAVLPEVEDVDIEIRTEDLRIDTFRASGAGGQYVNMTDSAVRITHIPTGVVVSCQDERSQLKNRAKAMRLLRAKLYDAELQRKQVEQAADRKGQVGTGDRSERIRTYNFPQNRVTDHRIGLTLYKLDQILEGNLLEMIDALILADQSAKLQHINQ; translated from the coding sequence ATGGATCTCAACGGCAAACTTGAGGACGTGGTTCGCTCCTTCGAGGAGCTTGAATTGCGCATGGCCGATCCTGGAGTTACGGGCAATCTCCAGGAGTTGCAGCGCATGGCGAAGAAACACGCCGAGATGGAAGAAGTCGTCGCCGTTTACAAGGAGGTCAAGGCCAAGAGACAGCAGCTTTGCGAAGCTCGTGAACTCTCCGAGAGCGGAGACCCCGAGATAGAGGCATTGGCCAAGGAGGAAGTGCACGCGCTGGAATCGGACATCGAGGATTTGGAACGGCGTCTGCAGGTTCTTCTCCTGCCGAAGGACCCCAACGACGAAAAGAGTGTCATCGTGGAGATCCGCGGAGGTGCCGGCGGTGACGAAGCGGCATTGTTCGCCGCGAATCTTATGCGCATGTACTGCCGTTTTGCAGAGCTGCAGGGATGGAAGGTCGAAATTCTCACCCAGAGCGAGACGGGCATCGGAGGCATTAAAGAAGTGGTTTTTCGCGTCGACGGAACTGGAGCATACAGCAAATTCAAGTACGAAAGCGGTGTGCACCGGGTGCAGCGTGTTCCCGTTACGGAATCCTCCGGCAGAATTCACACCTCCACGGCAACCGTGGCCGTTCTCCCCGAGGTGGAGGATGTGGATATCGAGATCCGCACGGAGGACCTGCGCATCGACACGTTCCGTGCAAGCGGAGCCGGTGGGCAGTACGTCAACATGACCGATTCAGCGGTTCGGATCACGCACATCCCGACGGGGGTTGTCGTGAGCTGTCAGGATGAGCGCTCTCAGCTCAAGAACCGCGCCAAGGCTATGCGCCTTCTGCGGGCCAAACTTTACGACGCGGAGCTGCAGCGCAAGCAGGTGGAACAGGCGGCGGACCGGAAGGGACAGGTCGGGACCGGGGATCGGTCGGAGCGGATACGCACCTACAATTTCCCGCAGAACAGAGTCACCGACCATCGCATCGGCTTGACGCTCTACAAACTGGATCAGATCCTGGAGGGGAATTTACTGGAGATGATCGACGCACTTATCCTGGCGGATCAGAGTGCGAAACTGCAACACATCAACCAATAG